The Sediminispirochaeta smaragdinae DSM 11293 genome has a segment encoding these proteins:
- a CDS encoding ABC transporter substrate-binding protein, producing MKKSMGLFVALLLVAGLLWAGGQSEAGAEAGREKVTFLFWPGPESEAMQKVLDAYNADQGIKDNVEVEMLLFSRQGFYDKLLADMAAGSTEFDLNLVTTYSLGRYAPYLEPLDSYITSDPGKTFIPATLNSLALDGKQYGVPTDVSLHFNIYRKDLIDKLLTDASWKSSYTAIAQKYLGKKLSPKDPAQWDWDDYLATTLFFTKSINPESPTTFGTVLQLKNLIFNIMIWQSTMVSNGGNWMDEAGNITINTPEAKRGLEMYQMIIDNKATPPGSLNYEFPESNEAFKAGQVASMFQWNAAYSTLTNPDDSPSVYDKIGIAPLPAGSLGHRTHVHSLGIGMNAASLHKEAAGKFVDYLFSDKAMEIYGRAGGSPPASMVLASLADIRPEFPTVAEYLERYAYVVNGGTADYAVPVYEVMAEEFSSVWSGDQSIDTALAHTEQRMKELIHK from the coding sequence ATGAAAAAGAGTATGGGGCTTTTTGTAGCTCTTTTATTGGTAGCGGGACTGCTCTGGGCCGGTGGGCAATCGGAAGCTGGAGCGGAAGCAGGAAGAGAAAAGGTGACCTTCCTTTTCTGGCCGGGGCCGGAGAGCGAGGCAATGCAGAAGGTGCTCGATGCCTACAATGCAGATCAGGGAATAAAGGATAATGTGGAAGTCGAGATGCTCCTTTTTAGCAGGCAAGGATTTTATGATAAACTCCTTGCGGATATGGCCGCGGGTAGCACGGAGTTTGATCTGAACCTGGTGACCACCTATAGCCTTGGCCGCTATGCTCCCTATCTGGAACCGCTGGATTCCTATATTACCAGCGATCCCGGCAAGACGTTTATTCCCGCCACCCTTAATTCCCTGGCGTTGGATGGTAAGCAGTACGGTGTGCCGACCGATGTCAGCCTGCATTTCAATATCTATCGCAAGGATTTGATAGACAAACTGCTCACCGATGCTTCCTGGAAAAGTAGCTATACTGCCATAGCGCAGAAATATCTGGGAAAGAAACTTTCTCCGAAAGACCCGGCGCAGTGGGATTGGGACGATTATCTTGCCACCACTCTGTTTTTTACCAAGTCGATTAATCCCGAATCGCCAACGACCTTCGGTACGGTGTTGCAGCTGAAAAACTTGATTTTCAATATCATGATCTGGCAGAGCACCATGGTTTCAAATGGCGGCAACTGGATGGATGAGGCAGGGAACATCACCATTAATACTCCCGAGGCAAAACGTGGACTTGAGATGTATCAGATGATTATCGATAACAAAGCGACACCTCCAGGGAGCCTCAATTATGAGTTTCCCGAATCGAATGAGGCATTCAAGGCGGGCCAGGTTGCTTCCATGTTTCAGTGGAACGCCGCATATTCCACCCTTACAAATCCCGATGACTCTCCTTCGGTCTACGATAAAATCGGAATTGCTCCGCTTCCTGCCGGAAGCCTCGGCCATCGAACCCATGTTCACAGCCTGGGAATCGGCATGAATGCCGCAAGCCTTCACAAAGAGGCCGCTGGAAAATTCGTCGATTACCTCTTCAGCGATAAAGCGATGGAGATCTACGGCAGAGCAGGCGGCAGTCCTCCCGCTTCGATGGTTCTTGCAAGCCTTGCTGATATCAGGCCCGAATTCCCGACGGTCGCAGAATATCTGGAGAGATATGCCTATGTTGTGAACGGCGGGACAGCCGATTATGCCGTGCCCGTCTATGAGGTTATGGCAGAAGAGTTTTCCTCCGTCTGGTCCGGGGACCAGTCGATCGACACGGCCCTGGCGCATACCGAACAGCGAATGAAGGAATTGATACATAAATAA
- a CDS encoding carbohydrate ABC transporter permease — MTSSMTRYRKYLFIAPLALFLLITLGYPLVTNIIYSFSDVTFRTIRSPRLIGVQHYKEVLTSAAFWGSFWFSARFAIVATFFEVLLGLGLAIALAPLLERYKILLTFIMLPLMIAPVLMGIMYRLLLNEFVGPISQIMQMFGIYVSLLNPPWIVGTLVTIEILQWTPFAFLIIFSGLQSISGDVIEAARIDGASEWGVFWYITIPALLPNISIAAFVRFVDSFRVFDHIYVLTGGGPGRMTTSLSIFIYKSFFQQEQIGTAVAAAMVLLIVFLIPLIFSMRQITRK; from the coding sequence ATGACCAGTAGCATGACCCGGTACAGAAAATACCTTTTCATTGCGCCCCTGGCGCTGTTTTTGCTTATTACGCTTGGATATCCGCTTGTTACAAATATCATATACAGTTTCAGCGATGTCACCTTTCGGACCATACGATCGCCAAGGCTTATCGGCGTTCAACATTATAAAGAGGTGCTGACTTCTGCTGCTTTTTGGGGCAGTTTTTGGTTCAGTGCCAGATTTGCAATTGTAGCAACATTCTTTGAAGTCCTCCTCGGGCTGGGGCTTGCCATAGCACTTGCACCGTTGCTCGAGCGCTATAAGATTCTTCTGACCTTCATTATGCTGCCTTTGATGATAGCCCCGGTCCTGATGGGGATCATGTACCGGCTTCTTTTAAACGAATTTGTGGGGCCGATTTCACAAATCATGCAGATGTTCGGAATCTATGTCAGCTTGCTGAACCCTCCCTGGATCGTTGGAACCCTCGTGACGATCGAGATTCTTCAATGGACGCCTTTTGCCTTCCTGATTATTTTTTCGGGATTACAGTCCATCTCCGGGGATGTTATCGAGGCCGCCAGGATAGATGGTGCTTCCGAGTGGGGAGTCTTTTGGTATATCACAATCCCTGCTTTATTGCCGAATATCTCCATTGCGGCCTTTGTCAGGTTTGTCGATTCCTTCAGGGTCTTCGATCATATCTATGTGCTCACCGGAGGGGGACCAGGGCGGATGACTACCAGCCTGAGTATTTTTATCTATAAGTCGTTTTTTCAGCAGGAGCAGATAGGAACGGCCGTTGCTGCGGCCATGGTTCTTCTTATCGTATTTCTGATACCACTGATTTTCTCCATGAGACAGATTACAAGGAAATAG